In Brevibacterium zhoupengii, the following are encoded in one genomic region:
- a CDS encoding SDR family NAD(P)-dependent oxidoreductase: MPSNENNPSIPALFDLSGRTAVVVGAGSGLGQASAIGLADAGAHVVVADLNLDGAEETVRIISERQGESGGTGKGGHSAAASPGAEAARVDITDTESVNALVTAHPDAQVLVITPGANVRKRLLSTTDEEFDRVIDINLKGTYRLMRGFGAEMAERGRGSIVTYSSFRALAIEPGQGIYAAAKAGVVQLTKTLASELGPQGVRVNAILPGPFDTPLTQQIKSDEEWWNAYAEKTALGRWGHLHEIAGPVLFLASDASTYVTGHSQLVDGGWMAQDGRFSPRL; this comes from the coding sequence ATGCCGAGCAATGAGAACAACCCCTCGATTCCCGCGCTCTTCGATCTCAGCGGCCGCACCGCCGTCGTCGTCGGTGCGGGCTCAGGTCTGGGTCAGGCAAGCGCGATCGGACTCGCCGACGCCGGTGCTCACGTCGTCGTCGCCGACCTCAACCTCGACGGCGCCGAGGAGACGGTGCGGATCATCAGCGAACGTCAAGGGGAATCGGGCGGCACAGGCAAGGGCGGGCACAGCGCCGCCGCCTCGCCGGGTGCCGAAGCCGCGCGCGTGGACATCACCGACACCGAGTCAGTCAACGCCCTCGTCACGGCTCACCCGGATGCCCAGGTCCTCGTCATCACCCCGGGTGCGAACGTGCGCAAGCGACTGCTGTCGACGACCGATGAGGAGTTCGACCGGGTCATCGACATCAATCTCAAGGGCACCTACCGTCTGATGCGCGGCTTCGGCGCCGAGATGGCCGAACGCGGACGCGGCTCCATCGTCACCTATTCCTCGTTCCGTGCGCTGGCGATCGAGCCGGGCCAGGGCATCTACGCCGCGGCCAAGGCGGGAGTCGTACAGCTGACGAAGACGCTGGCCAGCGAGCTGGGGCCCCAGGGCGTGCGCGTCAACGCGATCCTGCCCGGACCCTTCGACACTCCCCTGACTCAGCAGATCAAGTCCGATGAGGAATGGTGGAACGCCTACGCGGAGAAGACCGCTCTGGGCCGGTGGGGTCACCTGCACGAGATCGCCGGGCCGGTGCTCTTCCTCGCCTCCGACGCCTCGACCTACGTCACGGGGCACTCGCAGCTCGTCGACGGCGGCTGGATGGCACAGGACGGTCGCTTCTCCCCACGGCTGTAA
- a CDS encoding amino acid permease: protein MTARDNLPSPATTERTRLSNQLVRRKSITSMVEDTQDASTGGLRRTFGVFQLTMISVGATLGTGILVILGEAVPIAGPAVWLAFILAGITALLSAVSYAEMAGMVPVSGSSYSYSYATLGEGVAWVCGWCLVLEYAVSVAAVAVGAADYVNETLRIFGLSLPPSLSAGPGIAESPGGVINLSALIVVLLATVLLMRGAKESGIVNTIIVFVKLGILVFFAIVAFTAFKAGNFTPLLPMGAAGVTAAASSVFFSYIGFDAASTAGEEAKNPKRDLPRAIILSMVIVTTMYVLVAVAAIGAREWQWFETSTAPLVQIVHEITQSNLAVFIFAVSAVLAILSVVITVLYGQSRILLTMSRDGMVPRVFGIVSPRTGTPLVGTLVTGVLVAITAALIPLGELANATSIGTLFAFCLVNIAVIYLRVKRPDLPRSFKVPFGPIIPILGSLACAFLMVNLGGTTWIVFGLWMVVGFVVYLTYSRRHSRVGALSDSDYRASVDA from the coding sequence ATGACCGCTCGAGACAACCTCCCCTCCCCTGCAACGACCGAACGAACTCGGCTGAGCAATCAGCTGGTCCGTCGCAAGTCGATCACCAGCATGGTCGAGGACACCCAGGACGCGTCCACGGGTGGTCTGCGCAGAACCTTCGGCGTCTTCCAGCTGACGATGATCAGCGTCGGCGCCACCTTGGGCACGGGTATCCTCGTCATCCTCGGCGAGGCTGTGCCCATTGCCGGCCCCGCCGTCTGGTTGGCCTTCATCCTGGCCGGAATCACGGCCCTGCTCTCCGCTGTCAGCTATGCGGAGATGGCGGGCATGGTTCCGGTGTCCGGGTCGAGTTATTCGTATTCCTATGCGACCCTCGGCGAGGGTGTGGCCTGGGTCTGCGGGTGGTGCCTGGTCCTCGAATATGCGGTTTCCGTGGCGGCCGTGGCTGTCGGTGCCGCCGACTACGTCAATGAGACGCTGCGGATCTTCGGCCTGTCCCTGCCGCCGTCGCTGTCGGCTGGCCCCGGAATCGCCGAGAGTCCCGGCGGAGTCATCAACCTCTCGGCCCTCATCGTCGTCCTCCTCGCCACGGTCCTGCTCATGCGCGGGGCCAAGGAGTCCGGCATCGTCAACACGATCATCGTGTTCGTCAAGCTCGGCATCCTCGTGTTCTTCGCCATTGTCGCGTTCACCGCATTCAAGGCCGGCAACTTCACTCCGCTGCTGCCCATGGGTGCCGCCGGGGTCACCGCCGCAGCGTCGAGTGTCTTCTTCTCCTACATCGGCTTCGACGCGGCCTCGACAGCCGGCGAAGAGGCGAAGAACCCCAAGCGGGACCTGCCGCGGGCGATCATCCTCTCCATGGTCATCGTCACCACCATGTACGTGCTGGTGGCCGTGGCTGCGATCGGTGCCAGGGAATGGCAGTGGTTCGAGACCTCGACCGCGCCTCTGGTCCAGATCGTCCACGAGATCACGCAGTCGAACCTCGCGGTCTTCATCTTCGCCGTCTCCGCGGTCCTTGCGATCCTCTCGGTCGTCATCACCGTCCTCTACGGACAGTCACGCATCCTGCTCACGATGTCACGAGACGGCATGGTTCCACGTGTGTTCGGCATCGTCTCTCCACGCACCGGCACTCCCCTGGTGGGGACGCTCGTCACGGGTGTTCTGGTGGCGATCACTGCGGCGCTGATTCCGCTCGGCGAGCTGGCGAATGCCACGAGCATCGGCACACTGTTCGCCTTCTGCCTCGTCAACATCGCCGTCATCTACCTCCGCGTGAAGCGTCCGGACCTGCCGCGCTCATTCAAGGTGCCCTTCGGGCCGATCATTCCGATCCTCGGCTCGCTGGCATGCGCGTTCCTCATGGTCAACCTCGGCGGAACCACCTGGATCGTCTTCGGCCTGTGGATGGTCGTCGGATTCGTCGTCTACCTCACCTACAGCCGCCGCCACTCCCGCGTCGGCGCCCTCAGCGACAGCGACTACCGCGCGAGCGTGGATGCCTGA
- the rlmB gene encoding 23S rRNA (guanosine(2251)-2'-O)-methyltransferase RlmB yields MASNPRAGGSKKGPTKGSGGKNKRSLQGRGPTPKAEDRVYHKAHKTAAAKKASSANQARRRKKENGPNMVAGRNSVLEALREDVPATAMYVAGRIDSDDRVREAITLATKRGISMLEASKPDLDRLTDDAIHQGIALQIPPYDYAEPRDLLEVAADRAEAPLLVALDGITDPRNLGAIVRSAAAFGGHGVIIPERRAASMTAAAWKTSAGAAARIKVAQVVNLARAIDELKKQNVFVVGLDMDGEVELPELTFSRDPLCIVVGSEGKGISRLIADKCDQIVSIPIAATTESLNAGIAAAVSLYEVARSRRG; encoded by the coding sequence ATGGCTTCCAACCCACGCGCCGGCGGCTCGAAGAAGGGCCCCACCAAGGGCTCCGGCGGCAAGAACAAGCGCAGCCTGCAGGGCCGCGGCCCCACCCCGAAGGCCGAGGACCGTGTCTATCACAAGGCGCACAAGACGGCAGCGGCCAAGAAGGCGTCAAGCGCCAACCAGGCCCGGCGCCGCAAAAAGGAGAACGGTCCGAACATGGTCGCCGGGCGCAACTCTGTGCTCGAGGCTCTGCGCGAGGACGTTCCGGCAACCGCGATGTACGTTGCCGGTCGCATCGACTCCGACGACCGAGTCCGTGAGGCCATCACCCTGGCCACCAAGCGCGGCATCTCGATGCTTGAGGCGAGCAAGCCCGACCTGGACCGGCTCACCGACGACGCGATCCACCAGGGCATCGCCCTGCAGATCCCGCCGTATGACTACGCCGAGCCCCGTGACCTGCTCGAGGTCGCAGCCGACCGGGCCGAGGCCCCGCTGCTCGTCGCCCTCGACGGCATCACGGACCCCAGGAACCTCGGCGCCATCGTGCGTTCAGCGGCTGCCTTCGGCGGGCACGGGGTCATCATCCCCGAACGTCGTGCCGCTTCGATGACCGCAGCTGCGTGGAAGACCTCCGCCGGTGCGGCCGCCCGCATCAAGGTCGCTCAGGTCGTCAACCTGGCGCGTGCAATCGACGAGCTCAAGAAGCAGAACGTCTTCGTCGTCGGACTCGACATGGACGGCGAGGTCGAACTGCCGGAGCTGACCTTCAGCCGCGACCCGCTGTGCATTGTCGTCGGTTCAGAGGGCAAGGGCATCTCTCGCCTCATCGCCGACAAGTGCGACCAGATCGTCTCGATCCCGATCGCCGCGACCACTGAGTCTCTCAACGCGGGAATCGCCGCGGCAGTCTCCCTCTACGAAGTCGCCCGCAGTCGCCGCGGCTGA
- the cysS gene encoding cysteine--tRNA ligase, which produces MTIALYNTASRTTDELRPVNDGHVGIYVCGATVQGEPHIGHLRSASVFDQLRRWLMYRGYNVTLVRNVTDIDDKILSKSAEEGRTWFSHAFKYERAFTQAYAALDVLPPSYEPRATGHITEMIELIDRLITAGYAYPALDGSGDVYFAATSWAAYGELTNQRLDDMEPANDADMRGKKDARDFALWKAHKPGEPDTASWPAPWGRGRPGWHIECSAMSTKYLGENFDIHGGGLDLRFPHHENELAQSRAAGDRFANIWMHSGLLNVGGDKMSKSLGNSVFASELFDRYSPLAVRYFLTGASYRSILEFSPEAMDRQTASLDRLANFLKRARQALGEDAPALPDVSDGYSTRGVDVPAEFAAALDDDLGVPRALSVVFATVTEGAKLLDSAQDRSQLTQIVAEVELMLDILGVNPSAEAWAQSGTNASVESALDSLVAALASQRSAAKAEKDFATADAIRDSLASAGIVIEDTADGYRYHVKDS; this is translated from the coding sequence GTGACTATCGCTCTGTACAACACCGCCAGCCGTACCACCGATGAACTGCGCCCCGTCAACGACGGACACGTGGGCATCTACGTCTGCGGTGCCACGGTGCAGGGCGAGCCTCACATCGGCCATCTGCGCTCCGCCTCGGTCTTCGACCAGCTGCGCCGTTGGCTGATGTATCGCGGCTACAACGTCACCCTCGTTCGCAACGTCACGGACATCGACGACAAGATCCTGTCGAAGTCCGCCGAGGAGGGTCGAACCTGGTTCTCCCACGCCTTCAAATATGAGCGGGCCTTCACCCAGGCATATGCCGCACTCGATGTGCTGCCGCCCAGCTACGAACCTCGCGCCACCGGGCACATCACGGAGATGATCGAACTCATCGATCGACTCATCACCGCCGGTTACGCCTACCCAGCACTCGACGGCAGCGGCGACGTGTACTTCGCGGCCACCTCATGGGCCGCTTACGGCGAGCTGACCAATCAGCGTCTCGACGACATGGAGCCCGCGAACGATGCAGACATGCGGGGCAAGAAGGATGCCCGGGACTTCGCACTGTGGAAGGCTCACAAGCCCGGTGAACCGGACACCGCCTCGTGGCCGGCCCCCTGGGGTCGCGGCCGACCGGGCTGGCACATCGAGTGCTCGGCCATGTCGACGAAATACCTCGGCGAGAATTTCGACATCCATGGCGGCGGTCTGGATCTGCGCTTCCCTCACCACGAGAACGAGCTTGCCCAGTCGCGTGCGGCCGGTGACCGGTTCGCCAACATCTGGATGCATTCGGGTCTGCTCAACGTCGGCGGAGACAAGATGTCGAAGTCGCTGGGCAACTCGGTCTTCGCCTCCGAACTCTTCGACCGCTACAGCCCGCTGGCGGTGCGCTACTTCCTCACCGGTGCCAGCTACCGGTCGATCCTCGAATTCTCACCCGAGGCCATGGACCGGCAGACCGCTTCGCTCGACCGTCTGGCGAACTTCCTGAAACGTGCCCGGCAGGCTCTCGGCGAGGATGCTCCCGCACTTCCCGACGTCAGCGACGGCTACAGCACCCGCGGCGTCGACGTGCCCGCGGAGTTCGCTGCGGCACTCGACGACGACCTCGGCGTGCCCCGTGCGCTGTCCGTGGTCTTCGCGACGGTCACCGAGGGTGCGAAGCTCCTCGACTCAGCTCAGGATCGGAGTCAACTCACGCAGATCGTCGCCGAGGTGGAGCTGATGCTCGATATCCTGGGAGTCAATCCCAGCGCCGAGGCGTGGGCGCAGTCGGGAACGAACGCGAGCGTGGAATCGGCGTTGGATTCCCTCGTCGCTGCGCTCGCCTCGCAAAGGTCCGCGGCGAAGGCGGAGAAGGACTTCGCCACCGCCGATGCGATCCGGGACAGTCTGGCATCTGCCGGAATCGTCATCGAGGACACGGCCGACGGCTACCGCTACCACGTCAAAGACAGCTGA
- a CDS encoding sodium-dependent transporter, whose product MSSTKAPQREVFATRGAFIFAAIGSAVGLGNIWRFPYITYDNGGGAFIIPYLVALLTAGIPLLFFDYAMGHRSRGSAPLAFRMASKVAEPIGWFQTGVAFFIGIYYAAIIGWAGCYMFFSLNQAWGDDATGFFTETFLHASDPGISFEFVPGILIPIVLVWIATLGILLAGVQNGIARFSKIFIPLLVVLFLALVVRALFLPGAFDGIDALFTPDFAALTDPAVWIAAYGQIFFSLSIAFGIMITYASYLKKKTNLTGAGLVVGFSNSAFEILAGIGVFAALGFMAAAQGTQVSEVADSGIGLAFMAFPTLISEMPGGALFGFAFFACLVFAGLTSIISIVQVPIQAVREKFGLGDKASTWLVGGIMAVISILLMPTVTGLYVLDTIDAWANNIGIVGGAVVALISIGWIARRLPVLRDHLNAISSFKVGWFWMIILGGLTTIVLIYMLITQIITYSTEGYEEYPAVLTGTFGWGMIGLLIIASIVLTLIKWPQKTLDAAEAAVADSVAEENRRNITHGGEN is encoded by the coding sequence ATGTCTTCCACCAAAGCACCCCAGAGGGAGGTCTTCGCCACCCGCGGCGCGTTCATCTTCGCAGCCATCGGCTCGGCAGTCGGCCTCGGCAACATCTGGCGCTTCCCGTACATCACTTACGACAACGGCGGCGGCGCCTTCATCATCCCTTACCTCGTCGCACTTCTGACAGCCGGCATTCCGCTGCTGTTCTTCGACTACGCGATGGGCCACCGCTCACGCGGCTCAGCCCCGTTGGCCTTCCGGATGGCGTCGAAGGTCGCCGAGCCCATCGGCTGGTTCCAGACCGGTGTGGCCTTCTTCATCGGCATCTACTACGCGGCCATCATCGGCTGGGCCGGCTGCTATATGTTCTTCTCGCTCAATCAGGCGTGGGGCGATGACGCCACCGGGTTCTTCACCGAGACGTTCCTCCATGCCAGTGACCCGGGCATCTCGTTCGAGTTCGTCCCCGGGATCCTCATTCCGATCGTCCTCGTGTGGATCGCCACGCTGGGAATCCTTCTGGCAGGCGTGCAGAACGGCATCGCGCGGTTCTCGAAGATCTTCATCCCGCTGCTGGTCGTCCTGTTCCTCGCGCTCGTCGTGCGGGCGCTGTTCCTGCCGGGCGCCTTCGACGGCATCGACGCCCTGTTCACCCCGGACTTCGCGGCACTGACAGATCCGGCAGTATGGATCGCGGCATACGGGCAGATCTTCTTCTCGCTGTCGATCGCCTTCGGCATCATGATCACCTACGCCTCCTACCTGAAGAAGAAGACGAACCTGACCGGTGCCGGGCTCGTCGTCGGCTTCTCGAACTCGGCGTTCGAGATCCTCGCCGGAATCGGTGTCTTCGCCGCTCTGGGCTTCATGGCCGCGGCACAGGGCACGCAGGTCTCCGAGGTCGCCGACAGCGGCATCGGACTCGCGTTCATGGCGTTCCCGACACTGATCTCGGAGATGCCCGGAGGTGCGCTGTTCGGCTTCGCCTTCTTCGCCTGCCTCGTGTTCGCCGGACTGACGTCGATAATCTCCATCGTGCAGGTCCCGATCCAGGCTGTGCGCGAGAAGTTCGGCCTCGGCGACAAGGCATCGACCTGGCTCGTCGGCGGAATCATGGCGGTCATCTCGATCCTGCTCATGCCCACCGTCACCGGCCTCTACGTCCTCGACACGATCGATGCCTGGGCCAACAACATCGGCATCGTCGGCGGTGCCGTCGTCGCGCTCATCTCCATCGGCTGGATCGCCCGCAGGCTGCCTGTCCTGCGTGATCACCTCAACGCGATCTCGAGCTTCAAGGTGGGCTGGTTCTGGATGATCATCCTCGGCGGTCTCACGACCATCGTGCTCATCTACATGCTCATCACGCAGATCATCACCTATTCGACCGAGGGCTACGAAGAGTACCCGGCCGTACTGACCGGCACCTTCGGCTGGGGCATGATCGGACTGCTGATCATCGCCTCGATCGTCCTGACTCTGATCAAATGGCCCCAGAAGACGCTCGATGCTGCTGAAGCGGCCGTCGCGGATTCTGTGGCCGAAGAGAATCGCAGAAACATCACTCACGGAGGAGAAAACTGA
- a CDS encoding methionine/alanine import family NSS transporter small subunit has translation MGTSAIIMMVIAMVTVWGGLGAAIMHLRKHPDEE, from the coding sequence ATGGGCACCTCAGCAATCATCATGATGGTCATTGCCATGGTCACCGTGTGGGGCGGCCTCGGCGCCGCGATCATGCACCTGCGCAAGCACCCGGACGAGGAGTGA
- a CDS encoding S-(hydroxymethyl)mycothiol dehydrogenase: protein MPQTVKGVISRSKGAPVELTDIVIPDPGPGEVIVDVKSCGVCHTDFHYREGGISDDYPFLLGHESAGTVSEIGEGVTDVEVGDFVILNWRAICGECRACKRGEPWYCFDTHNASQKMTLPDGTELEAALGIGSFAEKTLVAAGQCTKVPEADPAVVGLLGCGVMAGIGAAINTGEVTRGKSVAVIGCGGVGCSAIAGSALAGAGTIIALDLDDTKLEWAKDLGATHTVNTRGKSEDEVVQAIQDLTGGFGVDVAIDAVGRPETWRQAFYGRDLAGTVVLVGVPTPEMELSVPLLDVFGRGGRLKSSWYGDCLPERDFPMLVDLYQQGRVPLEKFVSERIGLGDVEEAFEKMSQGKVLRSVVEF from the coding sequence ATGCCACAGACTGTCAAAGGTGTCATCTCCCGTAGCAAGGGGGCGCCGGTCGAACTCACCGACATCGTCATCCCCGATCCGGGTCCGGGCGAGGTCATCGTCGATGTGAAGTCGTGCGGCGTCTGCCACACGGACTTCCACTATCGTGAGGGCGGAATCAGCGACGACTACCCGTTCCTGCTCGGCCACGAATCAGCCGGCACCGTCTCAGAAATCGGTGAAGGAGTCACCGACGTCGAGGTGGGCGACTTCGTCATCCTCAACTGGCGTGCCATCTGCGGCGAGTGCCGGGCCTGCAAGCGCGGGGAACCCTGGTACTGCTTCGACACCCACAACGCCTCCCAGAAGATGACGCTGCCCGACGGCACCGAGCTCGAAGCCGCTCTGGGCATCGGCTCCTTCGCAGAGAAGACCCTGGTCGCGGCCGGACAGTGCACGAAGGTCCCCGAAGCCGACCCTGCAGTCGTGGGTCTGCTGGGCTGCGGCGTCATGGCCGGAATCGGTGCCGCCATCAACACGGGAGAGGTCACCCGCGGCAAGTCCGTGGCCGTCATCGGCTGCGGCGGCGTCGGCTGCTCGGCCATCGCCGGTTCTGCGCTGGCCGGTGCCGGCACGATCATCGCCCTCGACCTCGATGACACGAAGCTCGAGTGGGCCAAGGATCTCGGTGCCACACACACGGTCAACACCCGCGGCAAGAGCGAGGACGAGGTCGTGCAGGCGATCCAGGACCTCACCGGCGGCTTCGGCGTCGATGTCGCCATCGACGCTGTCGGTCGCCCCGAAACCTGGCGTCAGGCCTTCTACGGTCGCGATCTCGCGGGCACTGTGGTGCTTGTGGGCGTGCCGACTCCGGAGATGGAGCTCAGCGTGCCGCTGCTCGACGTCTTCGGCCGAGGCGGCCGCCTGAAGTCCTCCTGGTACGGCGACTGCCTGCCTGAGCGAGACTTCCCGATGCTCGTCGACCTGTATCAGCAGGGCCGCGTGCCCTTGGAGAAATTCGTGTCCGAACGCATCGGACTCGGCGACGTCGAGGAGGCATTCGAGAAAATGAGTCAAGGCAAGGTACTGCGATCGGTGGTGGAATTCTGA
- a CDS encoding MBL fold metallo-hydrolase, producing MTAIEHLVTSGTFSLDGGTWDVDNNVWIIGDDSEVIVIDPAHDVNAIAEKVGAREVKAILLTHGHDDHVGVVRDFAHRVGNPPVHLNPEDHILWDMTYEGYRPDAEITHGDTWHVAGVRIKALHTPGHSPGSTCFFIETGLPIPASAGAGSAVGPVLFSGDTLFNGGPGATGRSHSSFDTIIASIRDVLFKLPDATIVLTGHGEPTSIGAEAPSLEEWVKRGE from the coding sequence ATGACGGCAATCGAACATCTGGTCACGTCCGGAACGTTCTCGCTCGACGGCGGAACCTGGGATGTCGACAACAACGTCTGGATCATCGGCGACGACTCCGAAGTCATCGTCATCGATCCCGCTCACGACGTCAACGCCATCGCGGAGAAGGTCGGAGCGCGAGAGGTCAAAGCGATCCTGCTCACCCACGGTCACGATGACCATGTGGGAGTCGTCCGCGACTTCGCTCATCGTGTGGGCAACCCGCCAGTCCACCTCAATCCCGAGGACCATATCCTCTGGGACATGACCTACGAGGGCTACCGGCCCGATGCGGAGATCACCCACGGCGACACCTGGCACGTCGCTGGGGTCAGGATCAAGGCACTGCACACGCCGGGCCACTCCCCCGGTTCGACCTGCTTCTTCATCGAAACAGGGCTGCCGATCCCCGCCTCGGCGGGTGCCGGCAGTGCCGTCGGGCCTGTTCTCTTCTCCGGAGACACCCTGTTCAACGGAGGCCCGGGAGCCACCGGGCGTTCCCATTCGAGCTTCGACACGATCATCGCCTCGATCAGGGACGTCCTGTTCAAGCTCCCCGACGCCACCATCGTCCTCACCGGACATGGTGAGCCGACCTCGATCGGCGCCGAAGCACCGTCCTTGGAAGAATGGGTCAAACGCGGAGAGTGA
- a CDS encoding amino acid permease, producing MKPRHLVMMSLGSAIGAGLFVGSGAGVQAAGPAVLISYVVAGLIVIFVMRALGELVAADPNPGAFSHYAGRAMGPAAAFAVGALWWVQLCLVVAAEATAAAQIAASYVPSIPQWVIALAIMVIFTAINLTTSGSFGEFEFWFSLIKVAFVTLFLVLGAAYLFGWTPAEPPTAVFTDGFMPTGLPGVAAGLLVVAFAFGGIEIVAVAAAETANPRRSVTQAIKTIVWRILFLYIGSVAIIVLVLDWKDERLSESPFVAVLDTAGLPFFASLLAAVIVIALLSSMNANIYGASRMAFSMSERKMLPAGLSRTTKRGVPLAAVLATSAFGFVAVGLNYFWAAEVLGVLLNIVGSTLIVTWVATLVSQIIIRRRAEAAGQELPLKMWLFPWLSYATLAGIAVIIILGLTVESVRIQILGTLVFTAALYGIGYLVTRKRRA from the coding sequence ATGAAGCCGCGCCATCTGGTCATGATGAGCCTCGGATCGGCGATCGGAGCCGGCCTCTTCGTCGGTTCCGGTGCTGGTGTCCAGGCCGCAGGACCAGCCGTCCTCATCTCCTATGTGGTCGCCGGACTCATCGTCATCTTCGTCATGCGCGCCCTCGGCGAGCTGGTGGCCGCTGATCCGAACCCGGGGGCATTCTCCCACTACGCGGGCCGAGCCATGGGACCTGCCGCCGCATTCGCCGTCGGCGCACTGTGGTGGGTCCAACTCTGTCTCGTCGTCGCAGCCGAGGCCACGGCCGCAGCGCAGATTGCGGCCAGCTATGTGCCGTCGATTCCGCAATGGGTCATCGCCCTGGCCATCATGGTCATCTTCACCGCAATCAACCTCACCACCTCGGGCAGCTTCGGGGAATTCGAGTTCTGGTTCTCCCTCATCAAGGTCGCCTTCGTGACCCTGTTCCTCGTCCTCGGTGCCGCGTACCTCTTCGGCTGGACGCCTGCAGAACCACCGACAGCGGTCTTCACCGACGGCTTCATGCCCACGGGTCTCCCGGGAGTCGCGGCAGGACTCCTCGTCGTGGCCTTCGCCTTCGGCGGCATCGAGATCGTGGCAGTCGCCGCGGCCGAGACCGCGAACCCGCGCCGCAGCGTGACTCAGGCGATCAAGACCATCGTGTGGCGCATCCTGTTCCTCTACATCGGTTCCGTGGCGATCATCGTCCTGGTCCTCGACTGGAAGGACGAGCGGCTGAGCGAGTCGCCGTTCGTCGCCGTGCTCGACACCGCCGGGCTCCCCTTCTTCGCATCGCTCCTGGCTGCGGTCATCGTCATCGCGCTGCTGTCGTCGATGAACGCGAACATCTACGGCGCATCCAGGATGGCCTTCTCCATGTCCGAGCGGAAGATGCTGCCGGCAGGTCTGAGCCGTACGACCAAACGCGGTGTGCCGCTGGCCGCGGTGCTGGCCACCTCGGCGTTCGGTTTCGTGGCAGTGGGACTCAACTACTTCTGGGCCGCCGAGGTGCTCGGGGTGCTGCTCAACATCGTCGGGTCCACGCTCATCGTCACCTGGGTCGCGACCCTGGTCTCCCAGATCATCATCCGCCGCCGGGCCGAGGCCGCAGGCCAGGAGCTGCCGTTGAAGATGTGGCTCTTCCCCTGGCTGTCCTATGCGACGCTGGCAGGCATCGCCGTGATCATCATCCTCGGTCTGACCGTGGAGTCCGTGCGCATCCAGATACTGGGCACCTTGGTCTTCACCGCGGCGCTCTACGGCATCGGCTACCTGGTCACGCGCAAGCGCAGGGCCTGA
- the ispF gene encoding 2-C-methyl-D-erythritol 2,4-cyclodiphosphate synthase encodes MTMVIPRTGIGVDVHAYSEDPARELWVAGLHWPGGRGLEGHSDSDVAAHACCDALFSAAGIGDLGLHFGVDRPEFAGSSGVTLLAEAARQVRAAGFEIGNVSVQVIGNRPKIGTRRDDAQRALSAAAGAEVSVSGTTTDALGLTGRGEGVAAIANALVYPADRSETVASEPAPTQQ; translated from the coding sequence ATGACTATGGTGATTCCGCGTACCGGTATCGGTGTGGACGTGCACGCCTACTCCGAGGATCCGGCGCGTGAGCTCTGGGTCGCGGGACTGCATTGGCCGGGCGGACGTGGGCTCGAGGGCCACTCCGATTCCGATGTCGCCGCGCATGCGTGCTGTGACGCGTTGTTCTCGGCTGCAGGTATCGGTGACCTGGGGCTGCACTTCGGAGTCGATCGGCCTGAATTCGCTGGTTCCTCCGGGGTCACCCTCCTCGCCGAGGCTGCACGTCAGGTTCGCGCGGCGGGCTTCGAGATTGGCAATGTCTCCGTCCAGGTCATCGGCAACAGACCGAAGATCGGCACCAGGCGTGATGATGCTCAGCGAGCACTGTCGGCAGCAGCTGGTGCCGAAGTGTCAGTGTCCGGGACAACGACCGATGCACTCGGCCTGACAGGCAGAGGCGAAGGGGTCGCAGCCATCGCGAACGCGCTCGTCTACCCTGCTGACAGAAGCGAGACGGTGGCATCCGAACCGGCACCAACGCAACAGTGA